In Pelagovum sp. HNIBRBA483, the following proteins share a genomic window:
- a CDS encoding lytic transglycosylase domain-containing protein: MSLLPGLAFAQGVPMVDNGLTARDIVETGDREIDLATQANKLSVRELIAEIEREQLETLARILDAQSSFGGQGLPAMVSGLESGSGDPARSVEAVYGSGEVDPNPGGAQMFGDAAQNIEQLIIRVAQETSGFAGVGRAGLSPVQWRALLQALIWQESRFAIGARSPVGAFGLTQIMPGTASDLGINPEYYDSPYLQVHGGARYLATQLNTFDGNIINALAAYNAGPGRVFEYSGVPPFRETQHYVKVIPERYNHYLSRIGGIEALGTIDPSLLANANLSITGHGAAFYGNNSPAAIRQAALRIRDIVERISTTEDVQESVALNTYARAELVRVVAARVRLQAARTRVLSAEELARASARMAEGVFMEFTIREID, encoded by the coding sequence ATGTCACTGCTGCCCGGTCTCGCCTTCGCTCAAGGCGTGCCAATGGTCGATAACGGTCTGACCGCACGCGACATCGTAGAAACCGGTGATCGTGAAATCGATCTTGCGACCCAAGCTAACAAGCTATCCGTGCGCGAACTCATTGCCGAGATCGAGCGCGAACAATTGGAAACGCTGGCGCGTATTCTTGATGCCCAATCAAGCTTCGGAGGCCAAGGCCTGCCTGCGATGGTGTCCGGTTTGGAGTCTGGCAGTGGAGATCCTGCCCGTTCGGTGGAGGCCGTATACGGGTCAGGCGAGGTTGATCCAAATCCCGGTGGCGCGCAGATGTTCGGCGATGCGGCCCAGAATATCGAACAACTCATTATCCGTGTCGCTCAAGAGACCAGCGGCTTTGCGGGTGTCGGGCGCGCCGGACTCTCTCCCGTCCAGTGGCGCGCACTGTTGCAAGCCCTGATCTGGCAGGAAAGCAGGTTCGCGATTGGCGCACGCTCGCCCGTTGGCGCATTTGGCCTGACCCAAATCATGCCGGGCACCGCGAGCGATCTCGGCATTAATCCAGAATACTATGACAGCCCCTATCTGCAGGTGCATGGCGGCGCGCGGTACTTGGCCACGCAACTCAACACTTTTGACGGCAACATCATCAACGCGCTTGCCGCCTACAATGCAGGGCCGGGCCGCGTGTTTGAATACAGCGGCGTGCCGCCGTTTCGCGAAACACAGCACTACGTCAAGGTTATCCCTGAGCGCTACAATCACTATCTCAGCCGGATCGGCGGTATCGAAGCCTTGGGCACAATCGATCCTTCCCTTCTGGCCAATGCAAATCTCTCGATTACAGGGCATGGCGCTGCTTTCTATGGAAACAATTCCCCCGCCGCGATCAGACAGGCGGCCTTGCGGATCCGTGACATCGTGGAGCGCATTTCGACGACTGAGGACGTTCAGGAGAGCGTGGCGCTTAACACCTACGCCCGCGCAGAACTCGTGCGTGTCGTGGCCGCCCGCGTCCGGCTTCAGGCGGCACGGACCCGGGTCTTGTCTGCGGAAGAACTGGCCCGGGCATCTGCCCGGATGGCCGAAGGGGTGTTCATGGAATTTACGATCAGGGAGATTGATTGA